From a single Cryptococcus neoformans var. neoformans B-3501A chromosome 3, whole genome shotgun sequence genomic region:
- a CDS encoding hypothetical protein (Match to ESTs gb|CF187611.1|CF187611, gb|CF194393.1|CF194393, gb|CF193377.1|CF193377; HMMPfam hit to COX6A, Cytochrome c oxidase subunit VIa, score: 69.4, E(): 9.4e-18), with protein sequence MFRLAARAVRPAARGFATSAAAGENEFVAKRTAIRAHAAETTDLWRKISFYVCIPGIIVGGLWTYKIEAAHAEHLAHSDEDLSQRPVYPYMNMRAKPFPWGMQSLFYNPKVNIPAGPPE encoded by the exons ATGTTCCGACTCGCTGCCCGTGCTGTCCGCCCCGCTGCTAGGGGTTTCGCTACCTCCGCTGCCGCCGGTGAGAACGAGTTCGTCGCCAAGAGGACCGCCATCAGGGCTCACGCTGCTG AGACCACTGACCTCTGGCGAAAGATCTCTTTCTACGTCTGCATCCCCGGTATCATCGTCGGTGGCCTCTGGACTTACAAGATTGAGGCCGCCCACGCTGAGCACCT TGCTCACAGCGACGAGGACCTTTCCCAGAGGCCCGTCTACCCCTACATGAACATGCGAGCCAAGCCCTTCCCTTGGGGTATGCAGTCCCTCTTCTATAAC CCCAAGGTTAACATCCCCGCTGGTCCCCCCGAGTAA
- a CDS encoding hypothetical protein (HMMPfam hit to DnaJ, DnaJ domain, score: 81.6, E(): 2e-21; HMMPfam hit to Sec63, Sec63 domain, score: -2.6, E(): 8.7e-11), producing MPGISYDESGSLASYFGVTCLTLVLIPWTLSTLRPKKTKKAQPICPCTACQQAPARVEKLQRSSRRSAGTKRIFLLLSAWVLLGYLVYSLATAPKIQGGTVYNPFEILGLSSSATEKQIKKHYKKLSLQFHPDKLKLAEGQTMEEAEEKYIELTKAYKSLTEETTRENLAKYGNPDGPQQREDRIAIPQWIVEGSNGVWVLALYGLVLGGGIPWVVGRWWFTQRRLTRDNILNATAERFFHSLAEDTDFTNLIALLAGSLEVAAVVGGKKVSKKTKKAKQSKVEELEAKINEIKEQNGIEEDPLMKVTSRVGVTSGADRRARALIWAHLLRIDLDDAEMRNGQLSNNRKTSHANVIVDQLAVLRVLPPLLNAITNIALAHNWLSVSLRCIQLQPALVQAMPPSVSPLAQLPGFDFEKGFEQQIIKKAEGDKWLEKWVRVREGFDEAFNVAKYWPRLEVIGAEFKVDDSKVVTPSSIVSLTAKVRYVYPTTALSSRAKPIPMLPKSELAKLEKGKEENGEAKSIEDVKEAVKEASEKEEKPTVKEVQEKIVKKKEAKEVVNGFAHAPRWPQLRKPQYYFLLGDTKLNKVIVPPVKVTDIPLPSPDGTPSEPKEISLQFQAPPQVNLYSFVAHLRSDTYLGEDVQVPIMLKVEEPPSESDSDAGDDISEPDEDTLAGQMAMMRGENVKPSKVHGGEYDSEESSDDVDEASDDESSSDDEGPTRARAYNEDSSDSD from the exons ATGCCGGGCATATCCTATGACGAATCCGGCTCACTCGCAAGCTACTTCGGAGTCACCTGTCTTACTCTCGTTCTCATCCCCTGGACACTCTCGACGCTCAGGCCTAAAAAGACAA AGAAAGCACAGCCAATATGCCCCTGTACAGCATGTCAGCAGGCTCCTGCTCGTGTGGAAAAACTTCAGCGATCATCCCGTCGGTCAGCCGGTACCAAGCgtatcttcctcttgctctCGGCATGGGTATTACTCGGTTACCTCGTGTACAGCTTAGCAACAGCCCCCAAGATACAGGGCGGTACGGTCTACAACCCTTTTGAGATCCTTGGATTGAGCAGCTCGGCGACTGAGAAGCAGATCAAGAAGCATTACAAGAAGTTGTCTTTGCAATT CCACCCtgacaagctcaagcttGCCGAAGGTCAAACcatggaagaagcagaggagaAATACATTGAACTTACCAAAGCGTACAAATCATTAACCGAAGAAACGACTCGAGAAAATCTCGCCAAGTATGGTAATCCTGACGGACCTCAACAGAGAGAAGACAGGATTGCTATCCCTCAATGGATTGTTGAAGGATCAAACGGTGTCTGGGTCTTGGCTCTGTATGGGCTAGTCCTTGGTGGTGGTATTCCTTGGGTCGTT GGTCGATGGTGGTTCACTCAACGTCGACTCACTCGAGATAACATTCTTAACGCCACTGCGGAAcgcttcttccattctctTGCCGAAGACACTGACTTTACCAACCTCATCGCCCTTTTGGCTGGTTCCCTCGAAGTCGCCGCCGTTGTTGGTGGTAAGAAGGTCAGCAAGAAGACTAAAAAGGCCAAACAAAGTAAAGttgaagagttggaagcCAAGATCAATGAGATCAAAGAGCAGAACGGGATTGAGGAAGACCCTTTGATGAAGGTAACTAGCAGGGTGGGAGTGACGAGCGGTGCTGAtaggagggcgagggcgtTGATTTGGGCTCATCTGTTGAGGATTGATCTTGATGATGCAGAGATGCGCAATGGTCAGCTATCTAACAATCGTAAAACATCTCATGCTAACGTCATCGTAGACCAACTCGCCGTCTTGCGtgtccttcctcctttgctCAATGCTATCACCAACATTGCCCTTGCTCACAACTGGCTTTCCGTTTCTCTCAGATGTATTCAACTTCAACCCGCTCTTGTTCAGGCTATGCCTCCCTCTGTGTCTCCTCTCGCCCAACTTCCGGGCTTCGACTTTGAGAAAGGATTTGAGCAGCAGATCATCAAAAAGGCCGAGGGCGACAAATGGTTGGAGAAGTGGGTCAGGGTTAGGGAAGGATTTGATGAAGCTTTCAACGTGGCAAAGTACTGGCCGAGATTGGAAGTAATTGGTGCCGAATTCAAGGTGGATGACTCCAAGGTTGTCACACCCAGCTCTATCGTATCTCTCACCGCCAAGGTCCGATACGTTTACCCTACCACGGCTCTCTCCTCCAGGGCAAAACCTATTCCTATGCTTCCCAAGTCGGAACTGGCCAAGttggaaaaaggaaaggaggaaaatgGAGAGGCGAAATCAATTGAGGACGTAAAGGAGGCAGTGAAGGAGGCAagcgagaaagaggaaaagcctACGGTGAAGGAAGTGCAAGAAAAGATtgtgaaaaaaaaggaggcAAAAGAAGTGGTGAATGGCTTTGCCCACGCGCCTCGATGGCCCCAG CTACGCAAGCCTCAATACTATTTCCTCTTGGGAGACACTAAGCTCAACAAAGTCATTGTGCCCCCTGTCAAAGTCACCGACAtcccccttccttctcctgatGGCACACCTTCAGAGCCCAAGGAAATTAGCTTGCAATTCCAAGCTCCTCCTCAAGTTAACTTGTACTCCTTTGTCGCACACTTGAGGAGCGACACCTACCTTGGTGAGGATGTTCAGGTGCCAATTATGCtcaaggtggaggagcCTCCATCGGAATCAGATTCTGATGCCGGTGACGACATTTCGGAGCCAGATGAGGATACGCTTGCTGGGCagatggcgatgatgaggggAGAGAATGTCAAACCATCCAAGGTGCATGGTGGAGAGTATGATAGTGAAGAAAGCAGTGATGATGTAGATGAAGCGAGTGACGACGAGAGTTCGAGCGACGATGAAGGGCcaacaagggcaagggcatATAATGAGGATAGTAGTGATAGCGATTAG